The Cyclobacteriaceae bacterium genome includes a region encoding these proteins:
- the gltB gene encoding glutamate synthase large subunit, with amino-acid sequence MKEIVNEQQGLYHPSFEKDSCGVGFIANIKARKSHQLVMDAITMLERMSHRGACGCEANTGDGAGILIQIPHEFFTNECNKLGIKLPSYGQYAVGLVFFPRDPKAREECRTVLNRQIKKMKMALLGYRLLPTKNNEIGETALRAEPVMEQIFIKRPESISDPDEFERKLFVLRMHTTRIVTESVQGVNNQFYFSSLSYKTIAYKGMLTSRQLKHYFADLEHEEVVSALAVIHSRFSTNTFPSWRLAQPFRYIAHNGEINTIQGNINWLKSKEAFFSSEFFTREELDMILPICNPAQSDSSNLDNVVELLLHSGRSLPHVMMMLIPEAWDGNEQMGQEKKDFYEYHANLMEPWDGPASITFTDGKIVGATLDRNGLRPSRYVVTDDDRIIMASEVGVLDIDPAKVVTKGRLQPGKMFVVDLEQGRIISDDELKKSICTRQPYGEWVRLNKVRLQDLPEPGGSFHKYDPRTFIRRQISFGYTTEDVRVVLTQMCETGKEALGSMGSDIPLAVLSNQAQHLSSYFKQLFAQVTNPPIDSIRERLVMSLVTHVGGSLNLLEETPEHCITLELPTPILSNSDLEKIRYIDHRHLQTKTIYTYFKSDGSPGALEKGLNRVCQYVTDAVEDGFTIILLSDRSFDSGHAQIPSLLAVAAVHHDLIRKGLRGKVGILVEAGDVWETHHYATLLGYGASGVNPYLVFQTIFDMKKRGLLREDLTEEEALYNYKKAVNGELLKIMSKMGISTLQSYHGAQIFEALGISKEVVDHYFTGTVSRISGLTLDDIAKEALAKHRLAFPKTSQEAIQLEVGGVYQWKQRGEAHLFNPQTIHLLQHSTKTNDFQLFKKYSSLINDQSEKAVTLRSLLKFRKGKSIPISEVEPVENIFKRFATGAMSFGSISHEAHSTLAIAMNRIGGKSNCGEGGEDEARFHRKENGDWENSAIKQVASGRFGVTSYYLSNAKELQIKMAQGAKPGEGGQLPGHKVDDWIGRVRHSTPGVGLISPPPHHDIYSIEDLAQLIFDLKNANREARISVKLVSEAGVGTIASGVAKAHADVILISGHDGGTGASPLSSIRHAGLPWELGLAEAHQTLVRNKLRGRVVLQTDGQIRTGRDLAIAAMLGAEEWGVATAALVTTGCIMMRKCHLNTCPVGVATQNKELRALFTGKPEYVVNLFTFLAEELREVMAELGFRTVNEMVGQSDYLEFKESDERWKFTNLDLSPILYKEPISLDTALFRQEDQDHEIERVLDRTLIKIAKPFLEEKESVHGVFAITNEDRAVGAMLSNEITKKYTSSAMANAELDKGGIHFKFRGTAGQSFGAFAAKGITFELEGDTNDYFGKGLSGAKLVVYPDKRINYDPAQNIIIGNVALYGGTSGDVFIRGRAGERFAVRNSGVKAVVEGLGDHGCEYMTGGVVVVLGDTGRNFAAGMSGGIAYVFDPKKTFTQNINMEMVMLDTLDKEDEESLHSMIIEHHTLTGSKTAENLIKNWKKVFSDFVKVMPTEYKAVLEKRKINKREPLTVNR; translated from the coding sequence TTGAAAGAGATTGTGAACGAGCAACAGGGACTTTACCATCCCAGCTTTGAAAAAGACTCTTGTGGAGTCGGGTTCATTGCCAACATCAAAGCACGCAAATCGCATCAGCTGGTCATGGACGCCATTACCATGCTTGAACGAATGAGCCACCGGGGGGCATGTGGCTGTGAGGCCAATACGGGCGACGGAGCCGGGATTTTGATCCAGATTCCCCACGAATTCTTCACCAACGAATGTAATAAATTAGGCATAAAACTGCCCTCCTATGGCCAATACGCGGTTGGATTGGTGTTTTTTCCCCGCGATCCCAAGGCCAGGGAGGAATGCCGGACGGTCCTGAATCGCCAGATCAAAAAGATGAAAATGGCCCTGCTGGGCTATCGTCTTTTGCCCACAAAAAACAATGAAATCGGCGAAACGGCCCTCCGTGCTGAGCCGGTTATGGAGCAGATTTTCATCAAACGGCCTGAGTCTATCAGCGACCCTGATGAGTTTGAAAGAAAGCTTTTTGTTCTCAGAATGCATACGACACGGATCGTAACTGAATCCGTCCAGGGAGTCAATAATCAATTCTATTTTTCATCACTCTCTTACAAAACCATTGCCTACAAAGGCATGCTTACATCAAGACAGCTGAAGCATTATTTCGCCGACCTTGAACATGAAGAAGTAGTCTCAGCATTGGCAGTGATTCATTCACGCTTTTCTACCAACACTTTTCCTTCATGGCGATTGGCTCAGCCTTTCCGATACATTGCTCATAATGGAGAGATCAATACTATCCAGGGCAATATCAATTGGCTAAAATCAAAGGAAGCTTTCTTCTCATCCGAATTCTTTACGCGTGAAGAGCTGGATATGATTCTGCCGATTTGCAATCCAGCACAATCAGATTCCTCCAATCTCGATAATGTTGTTGAATTGTTATTGCATTCCGGCAGGTCATTACCACATGTGATGATGATGTTGATCCCGGAGGCATGGGATGGCAATGAGCAAATGGGTCAGGAGAAAAAAGATTTTTATGAATACCACGCCAATCTCATGGAACCATGGGATGGACCGGCATCGATAACATTTACTGATGGGAAAATTGTCGGAGCTACTCTTGACAGAAACGGATTAAGGCCATCTCGCTATGTTGTGACGGATGATGATCGCATCATCATGGCATCAGAAGTTGGTGTGTTGGACATTGATCCCGCTAAGGTTGTTACGAAAGGAAGACTGCAACCCGGAAAAATGTTTGTTGTTGATCTGGAGCAGGGCCGTATCATCAGCGATGATGAATTAAAGAAAAGTATTTGTACTCGTCAGCCGTATGGCGAATGGGTACGACTTAATAAAGTGAGGTTACAGGATCTTCCAGAACCTGGAGGAAGTTTTCATAAGTATGATCCAAGAACTTTTATCAGAAGACAAATTTCATTTGGTTATACAACAGAAGATGTGCGCGTTGTCTTAACGCAAATGTGTGAGACTGGTAAGGAAGCATTAGGTTCAATGGGAAGTGATATTCCATTGGCAGTGCTATCCAACCAGGCACAACATCTTTCAAGTTATTTCAAACAACTTTTTGCGCAGGTCACCAATCCTCCGATCGATTCTATACGCGAACGATTGGTGATGTCATTGGTAACACATGTGGGTGGTTCCCTCAATCTTCTTGAAGAAACTCCCGAGCACTGCATTACTCTTGAGTTACCAACACCTATTCTATCCAACAGTGATCTTGAAAAAATAAGATACATCGATCACCGTCATCTTCAGACAAAAACGATTTATACTTATTTCAAATCAGATGGATCTCCGGGTGCTTTGGAGAAAGGATTGAATCGCGTTTGTCAATATGTGACAGATGCAGTTGAGGATGGATTCACAATCATTCTTTTATCGGATAGAAGTTTTGACAGTGGTCACGCCCAGATTCCATCCTTGCTGGCAGTTGCTGCAGTGCATCATGATCTTATTCGCAAAGGACTTCGTGGTAAGGTTGGGATTCTTGTGGAGGCTGGAGACGTCTGGGAAACACATCACTATGCAACACTATTAGGATACGGAGCTTCTGGTGTCAATCCTTATCTCGTTTTCCAAACGATCTTCGACATGAAGAAGAGAGGATTGCTTCGCGAAGATCTTACAGAAGAAGAGGCATTATATAATTATAAGAAAGCCGTTAATGGTGAATTGCTCAAGATCATGAGCAAAATGGGAATCAGCACATTACAATCGTATCATGGTGCGCAGATCTTTGAAGCGTTGGGAATCAGTAAGGAAGTAGTCGATCATTATTTTACAGGAACAGTTTCGCGCATCAGCGGCCTTACACTTGATGATATTGCAAAAGAGGCATTAGCTAAGCACAGACTTGCGTTTCCAAAGACTTCACAAGAGGCTATTCAATTGGAAGTGGGTGGTGTTTATCAATGGAAACAGCGCGGCGAAGCACACTTATTCAATCCTCAGACCATTCATCTTCTTCAGCATTCGACGAAGACCAACGACTTTCAACTATTTAAAAAGTATTCTTCACTCATTAATGATCAGAGTGAGAAGGCAGTTACGCTCCGTAGCCTTTTAAAATTCCGTAAAGGAAAATCTATTCCCATCAGTGAAGTCGAGCCTGTTGAAAACATTTTCAAGCGTTTTGCTACAGGAGCTATGTCTTTTGGATCTATTTCTCATGAAGCACACAGTACGCTCGCGATTGCGATGAATCGTATTGGCGGCAAAAGCAATTGCGGTGAGGGTGGCGAAGATGAAGCTCGGTTTCACCGTAAGGAAAATGGCGACTGGGAAAACTCAGCAATCAAACAGGTTGCTTCGGGAAGATTTGGTGTAACCAGTTATTATTTATCGAATGCAAAAGAGCTCCAGATAAAGATGGCTCAGGGAGCAAAGCCTGGTGAAGGTGGACAACTTCCAGGTCATAAAGTAGATGACTGGATCGGTCGTGTGCGACATTCAACTCCTGGTGTTGGATTGATATCTCCTCCACCGCATCATGATATTTATTCCATTGAAGATCTTGCTCAATTGATCTTCGATTTAAAAAACGCAAATCGCGAAGCACGCATCAGTGTAAAGTTGGTTTCAGAAGCAGGTGTTGGCACGATTGCATCCGGCGTTGCGAAGGCTCATGCCGATGTGATACTCATCTCAGGACATGATGGAGGAACAGGTGCATCACCGCTAAGTTCAATTCGTCATGCTGGTCTTCCATGGGAATTAGGTTTGGCAGAAGCGCATCAAACATTAGTAAGAAATAAATTACGAGGTCGTGTTGTGTTGCAAACTGATGGGCAGATTCGCACGGGTCGGGATCTTGCCATTGCAGCAATGTTAGGTGCTGAGGAGTGGGGTGTTGCTACAGCAGCATTGGTAACAACAGGTTGTATCATGATGCGCAAGTGTCATTTAAATACATGTCCCGTTGGAGTGGCCACTCAAAATAAAGAACTGCGAGCATTGTTTACAGGTAAGCCTGAATATGTGGTGAATCTCTTTACATTCCTTGCAGAAGAACTTCGTGAAGTAATGGCCGAACTTGGATTCCGCACCGTGAATGAGATGGTCGGTCAAAGTGATTACCTGGAATTCAAGGAATCAGATGAACGATGGAAGTTCACCAACCTTGATCTTTCTCCAATATTATATAAAGAGCCAATCAGTTTGGATACTGCTTTGTTCCGACAGGAAGACCAGGATCATGAAATTGAACGTGTGCTTGACCGGACTCTGATCAAGATCGCTAAGCCATTTTTAGAAGAAAAAGAATCTGTGCATGGCGTGTTCGCGATCACAAATGAAGATCGTGCTGTAGGTGCAATGCTTTCGAATGAGATCACTAAGAAATACACCAGCTCAGCAATGGCGAATGCTGAGCTTGATAAAGGTGGAATTCATTTCAAGTTCAGAGGTACTGCAGGACAAAGCTTCGGTGCTTTTGCTGCGAAAGGAATCACCTTTGAATTGGAGGGCGACACCAATGATTACTTTGGCAAAGGACTCTCAGGAGCAAAACTTGTAGTCTATCCTGACAAACGAATCAATTACGATCCTGCTCAGAATATTATCATCGGTAATGTGGCATTGTATGGTGGAACTTCCGGCGATGTATTTATTCGCGGAAGGGCAGGAGAGCGTTTTGCCGTAAGGAACTCGGGAGTAAAAGCCGTTGTGGAAGGACTTGGTGATCACGGTTGCGAATACATGACCGGTGGTGTAGTGGTTGTGTTGGGCGACACTGGAAGAAACTTTGCTGCAGGTATGAGCGGTGGAATCGCTTATGTGTTTGATCCAAAGAAAACTTTCACACAAAACATCAACATGGAAATGGTGATGCTGGATACACTTGATAAGGAAGATGAAGAATCTCTTCATTCCATGATCATTGAGCATCATACACTAACTGGCAGCAAAACCGCAGAAAATCTTATCAAAAACTGGAAGAAGGTGTTTTCTGATTTTGTGAAGGTGATGCCAACAGAATACAAAGCTGTGCTTGAGAAAAGAAAAATAAATAAACGTGAACCATTAACTGTTAATCGTTAA
- a CDS encoding glutamate synthase subunit beta: MGKPTGFLENEREVPKKRNIAERLHDYKEVEGNVDENLTIKQAGRCMDCGVPFCHSGCPLGNNIPEFNDAAYHGNWKLAYDILVSTNNFPEFTGRICPAPCESSCVLAINKPAVTIEYIEKSIIEKAFELGLVVPKIPVSRSGKKVAIIGSGPAGLAAASQLNSAGHIVTVYERADEVGGLLRYGIPDFKLDKGVLDRRIQLMKEEGIVFKTKSNVGGNVKVNQLREDNDVILLTGGSTIPRDLPVPGRTLKGIHFAMDFLTQQNKRVGGKKVETEDILANEKNVIVLGGGDTGSDCVGTSNRHGAKSITQIEILNKPPEGRHESTPWPNWPMLLRTSTSHEEGCERQWSIVTKEFIGDDAGNLKALKVIEVEWVKSDNGKPAILKEIAGTEQILPAELILLALGFLHPQQEGLLNQLGIDYDERGNVKCTRYQTSVDNIFSAGDMRRGQSLVVWAISEGREAARAIDEYLMGESKLAEKEKGILDVV; this comes from the coding sequence ATGGGCAAGCCAACTGGATTTTTAGAAAACGAACGGGAAGTTCCAAAAAAACGGAACATTGCTGAACGTCTTCATGACTATAAAGAAGTCGAAGGTAACGTTGATGAAAACCTTACCATAAAACAAGCTGGTCGCTGCATGGATTGCGGTGTTCCATTTTGCCATTCCGGTTGCCCACTTGGAAATAATATTCCTGAATTCAATGACGCTGCATATCATGGAAACTGGAAGCTCGCTTATGATATTTTAGTTTCAACAAACAATTTTCCTGAATTCACTGGACGTATCTGTCCTGCGCCATGCGAATCATCCTGCGTATTAGCGATCAATAAACCTGCCGTCACGATTGAATACATTGAAAAATCAATTATTGAAAAGGCGTTTGAGTTAGGATTGGTGGTACCAAAAATTCCCGTTAGCCGATCCGGAAAGAAAGTTGCGATCATTGGTTCCGGTCCTGCAGGTCTTGCTGCTGCATCGCAATTAAATTCCGCTGGACATATTGTAACTGTTTATGAACGCGCCGATGAAGTCGGGGGATTACTTCGCTATGGTATTCCGGATTTCAAACTTGACAAAGGAGTTCTTGATCGTCGCATCCAACTCATGAAAGAAGAGGGGATTGTTTTCAAAACAAAATCAAATGTTGGTGGCAATGTAAAAGTGAATCAGCTTCGTGAAGACAACGACGTGATCTTGCTAACCGGTGGCTCAACCATCCCGCGCGATTTACCTGTTCCTGGAAGAACCCTTAAAGGCATTCACTTCGCCATGGATTTCCTTACGCAACAGAATAAAAGAGTGGGAGGAAAGAAAGTTGAGACGGAAGATATTCTCGCAAATGAAAAAAATGTAATTGTACTGGGGGGTGGTGATACTGGTTCTGATTGTGTTGGTACATCCAATCGTCATGGTGCGAAGTCCATCACTCAGATTGAAATATTGAACAAGCCACCGGAAGGTCGTCATGAATCGACACCCTGGCCGAACTGGCCGATGCTTTTGAGAACTTCTACCTCACATGAGGAAGGATGCGAGCGACAGTGGAGCATTGTTACAAAAGAATTCATCGGTGACGATGCTGGAAATCTGAAGGCATTGAAAGTGATAGAAGTAGAATGGGTAAAGTCCGATAATGGAAAGCCAGCAATATTGAAAGAGATTGCAGGCACAGAACAAATACTTCCGGCAGAATTAATTCTTCTTGCGTTAGGTTTTTTACATCCGCAACAGGAAGGATTGTTGAATCAATTAGGCATTGATTACGATGAACGCGGCAATGTAAAATGTACACGTTATCAGACTTCCGTTGATAACATTTTTTCTGCCGGCGATATGCGTCGTGGTCAATCGCTGGTAGTGTGGGCGATCTCAGAAGGAAGAGAAGCTGCCAGGGCAATAGATGAATATCTGATGGGAGAGTCGAAACTGGCAGAAAAAGAGAAGGGAATACTAGATGTCGTGTAG
- a CDS encoding beta-lactamase family protein — protein sequence MKRFLCIIVFVGISISAFAQLPDRDTAVRDLAIELLRVSGMPGISIAISQKGKIVFAEGFGYADVENKIPVTTKTQFRTGSVAKMLTATAVGKLIQQKKLDLSLPVQTYVPYFPVKNYPVSVAQVAGHTAGIPHYNSNDKIEDRVYPSVKDALSVFSHEDLIFEPGTRYNYSTHGYTLLSAVIEGASGMSFLDYMKKEIFTPLSMNSTGPDRRKQEPNNKLAKLYSVKDKIQMEDKNPEEVSYKWAAGGMVSTPSDLVRMTYAYSNGFLSADVVKIMFESQVLKSGDKTRVGIGWRNSMDMDGRKVYEHAGSIGGGRSVVCMFPDDQLSIAIMVNAEWASTIEETAHMIARLFLEKSINNSMPSAGTSSISVVSLSNNGQETTTKGELVLKGYKNMITPDLEKKDVQWPLIFLSGNVYALIRPDGIYYCSVTKTGDVLIGKAIAYGSRMLSSPSSNPAFIKFSN from the coding sequence ATGAAAAGATTTCTTTGCATAATTGTCTTTGTTGGAATTTCGATTTCAGCTTTTGCGCAGCTTCCGGATAGAGATACCGCCGTTCGTGATCTGGCCATTGAGTTACTGCGAGTCTCCGGCATGCCAGGAATATCTATTGCAATAAGTCAGAAAGGTAAAATTGTTTTTGCAGAAGGATTTGGATACGCAGATGTTGAAAACAAAATTCCAGTAACAACAAAAACTCAATTCAGAACAGGATCTGTTGCCAAGATGCTTACAGCAACAGCGGTGGGTAAATTAATACAACAAAAGAAACTGGATCTGTCATTACCTGTTCAAACCTATGTTCCATATTTTCCGGTAAAAAATTATCCTGTGTCGGTTGCTCAGGTAGCTGGTCACACCGCAGGTATTCCGCATTATAATTCGAATGATAAGATTGAAGACCGTGTTTATCCTTCTGTCAAAGATGCTTTGAGTGTTTTTTCACATGAAGACCTGATTTTTGAACCTGGAACCAGGTACAACTATTCAACTCATGGATACACATTGTTATCAGCAGTAATTGAAGGCGCATCGGGTATGAGTTTTCTCGACTATATGAAGAAAGAAATCTTCACACCTCTCAGCATGAACAGCACGGGACCGGACCGAAGAAAGCAAGAGCCCAACAATAAACTTGCTAAGCTTTATTCAGTGAAAGATAAAATTCAGATGGAGGATAAAAACCCCGAAGAGGTAAGCTATAAATGGGCTGCGGGAGGAATGGTAAGCACACCATCAGATCTGGTAAGAATGACCTACGCGTACTCAAATGGATTTCTTAGCGCCGATGTTGTGAAGATAATGTTTGAAAGTCAGGTGCTGAAATCTGGAGATAAGACGCGTGTGGGAATAGGCTGGAGGAACAGTATGGATATGGATGGAAGAAAGGTTTATGAACATGCCGGTTCCATAGGTGGAGGCAGATCAGTAGTGTGCATGTTTCCTGATGACCAGCTTTCCATTGCGATTATGGTCAATGCAGAATGGGCGAGCACTATTGAAGAGACAGCACACATGATCGCACGATTGTTCCTTGAAAAGAGTATTAATAATTCAATGCCATCAGCAGGTACCAGCAGCATTTCAGTGGTTTCGCTGAGCAACAATGGCCAGGAGACAACTACGAAAGGAGAACTTGTTCTGAAAGGCTATAAGAACATGATCACCCCTGATCTTGAAAAGAAAGATGTGCAATGGCCATTGATCTTTCTTTCTGGAAATGTCTACGCACTAATCCGACCTGACGGAATTTATTACTGCTCGGTTACTAAAACGGGAGATGTTTTGATTGGGAAAGCCATTGCATATGGATCGAGGATGCTGAGCAGTCCGAGTAGTAATCCTGCGTTTATAAAATTCAGCAACTAG
- a CDS encoding alpha/beta hydrolase, whose protein sequence is MKLIFKILLSLLVILIVAYFLGPKPSTEDIGVSLRKIEIPDSLMELERSIVESERATHGIKPDNQARIVWADSTKKSKTKIAFLYLHGFTASMGDGFPVHIDLAKKFDANLYLFRNEHHGVDLGDSTMKGASVNDFIYGAERALMIAKKLGDEVIVVGTSLGGGLAIYLASQHPEIKAIVLYAPGVGAVDKTADIVTGHWGYQIGKLALGSEYIFNPDTIKSHLKYWQMRAHLNGVIAGVRVVHAMKKELFEKISCPVFLGYYYKNETEQDKAASVPAMLKMYDELGTPPDLKRKIAFPNSGDHVIASKFASGDWMAVEEETYKWLSEVVLK, encoded by the coding sequence ATGAAACTCATTTTCAAAATTCTTTTGAGCCTGTTGGTTATATTAATAGTAGCCTATTTTCTTGGGCCAAAACCCAGCACAGAAGACATTGGAGTGTCATTGAGGAAAATTGAAATACCGGATTCTTTAATGGAGCTTGAGAGAAGTATTGTTGAATCTGAGAGAGCGACGCATGGAATTAAACCGGATAATCAAGCCAGAATAGTTTGGGCAGACTCAACAAAAAAGAGCAAAACAAAAATTGCATTCCTGTATCTGCATGGATTCACTGCTTCGATGGGCGATGGGTTTCCTGTGCACATTGATCTTGCGAAAAAATTCGATGCAAATCTTTACTTGTTTAGGAATGAACATCACGGAGTTGATCTGGGAGATTCAACCATGAAAGGAGCATCCGTAAATGATTTTATCTATGGTGCGGAAAGAGCATTGATGATTGCAAAGAAACTTGGCGACGAAGTGATAGTGGTTGGCACTTCATTGGGTGGAGGGCTAGCCATTTATCTTGCGTCGCAGCATCCGGAAATAAAAGCTATTGTCTTATATGCTCCCGGTGTTGGGGCAGTTGATAAAACTGCGGACATCGTAACGGGACATTGGGGTTATCAAATAGGTAAACTCGCGTTGGGATCTGAATATATTTTTAACCCGGATACCATTAAATCACATTTGAAGTACTGGCAAATGCGTGCTCATCTTAATGGAGTTATTGCTGGAGTACGCGTTGTCCATGCAATGAAAAAAGAGCTGTTCGAAAAAATTAGCTGCCCTGTGTTTTTAGGATATTATTATAAGAATGAGACCGAACAGGATAAGGCCGCATCTGTGCCGGCGATGCTTAAAATGTATGATGAACTCGGTACACCTCCTGATTTGAAAAGAAAAATTGCTTTTCCCAATTCCGGTGATCATGTGATTGCATCAAAGTTTGCATCCGGTGACTGGATGGCTGTAGAGGAAGAGACCTACAAATGGTTAAGTGAAGTCGTTTTGAAGTAA
- the fumC gene encoding class II fumarate hydratase: MNYRIEKDTMGEVQVPSDKYWGAQTERSRNNFKIGPEASMPKEIIYAFAYLKKAAAMANHELGVLDASKKDMIAKVCDEILTGKLDDQFPLVIWQTGSGTQSNMNANEVIAYRAHVINGGKLTDEKKVLHPNDDVNKSQSSNDTFPTAMHIAAYKQVVEITLPGMKKLRDTLAKKSNDFKSIVKTGRTHFMDATPLTLGQEFSGYVQQIDNSIRAINNALTAVLELALGGTAVGTGLNTPKGYDVLVAKKIADLTGYPFITAPNKFEALAAHDAMVELSGALKRAAVSFMKIGNDIRMLSSGPRSGIGELVIPDNEPGSSIMPGKVNPTQPEALTMVCAQIIGNDMAVTVGGSMGHFELNVFKPVIAANVLQSALLLGDACVSFNDKCAVGIEANLPIIKRHMENSLMLVTSLNTHIGYENAAKIAKKAHKENKTLREAAVELKLVTSEQFDEWVRPEKMV; the protein is encoded by the coding sequence ATGAATTACCGCATAGAAAAAGACACCATGGGCGAAGTTCAGGTGCCCTCTGATAAATACTGGGGCGCACAAACCGAGCGTTCACGAAACAATTTCAAGATCGGACCTGAGGCCAGCATGCCAAAGGAAATTATCTATGCTTTCGCTTACCTTAAGAAAGCCGCAGCGATGGCTAATCATGAACTGGGTGTTCTTGATGCTTCTAAAAAAGATATGATCGCAAAAGTATGCGACGAGATTCTCACTGGTAAACTGGATGATCAGTTTCCATTGGTAATATGGCAAACAGGATCCGGCACTCAAAGCAACATGAATGCAAATGAAGTGATCGCTTATCGTGCTCATGTGATCAATGGTGGCAAGCTTACGGATGAGAAAAAAGTTCTTCATCCCAATGATGACGTTAACAAATCACAATCATCGAATGATACGTTCCCAACTGCTATGCATATCGCAGCCTACAAGCAGGTAGTTGAGATCACATTACCCGGAATGAAAAAACTTCGTGATACACTTGCGAAGAAATCCAATGACTTTAAATCTATCGTAAAGACAGGTCGCACTCACTTCATGGACGCGACACCGCTTACACTTGGTCAGGAGTTCTCTGGTTATGTTCAGCAAATTGACAACAGCATTCGCGCGATCAACAATGCACTGACTGCTGTGCTGGAGCTTGCACTCGGTGGAACAGCTGTTGGTACGGGGCTCAATACTCCAAAAGGTTATGATGTACTCGTTGCAAAAAAGATTGCCGACCTAACAGGATATCCTTTTATCACAGCTCCTAACAAATTTGAAGCACTCGCTGCACATGATGCGATGGTTGAACTTTCGGGAGCATTAAAACGTGCTGCCGTTTCTTTTATGAAAATTGGAAATGACATCCGCATGTTAAGTTCTGGTCCGCGTTCAGGTATTGGTGAACTGGTGATTCCGGATAACGAACCAGGATCTTCCATCATGCCTGGAAAAGTAAATCCTACTCAACCGGAAGCATTGACAATGGTGTGTGCACAGATCATCGGAAATGATATGGCAGTTACTGTTGGAGGATCGATGGGTCACTTCGAGTTGAATGTATTCAAGCCGGTGATCGCTGCGAATGTTTTACAATCTGCATTGCTGTTAGGAGACGCCTGTGTTTCATTCAATGATAAATGTGCTGTTGGAATTGAAGCAAATCTTCCAATCATCAAACGTCATATGGAGAATTCATTGATGCTCGTAACATCTCTGAACACTCACATTGGTTATGAAAACGCCGCCAAGATTGCCAAGAAGGCACACAAGGAAAATAAAACTCTTCGTGAAGCTGCTGTGGAGTTGAAACTGGTGACAAGCGAGCAGTTTGATGAGTGGGTAAGGCCGGAAAAAATGGTTTAA
- a CDS encoding Ezrin/radixin/moesin family protein, with translation MFVCLALIFSGSQVFAQLTKAEKKEWKKKAKEFRKNPEGLKTFTEAKQTADNTVVKQNGDLKALQSQISDKNARIAELEDQIARMRGELSAAKAELAALKENPPIHAMDFSKGVVFRVQIGAFKNKDLAKYFDNNPNFGGEAAKEGGEPQRITIGIFRDYWEADTFKKYMRDMGVKDAWITPYKDGVRVEIKDVMEGVMADKAEKAQKK, from the coding sequence CTGTTTGTCTGCCTGGCTTTGATTTTTTCCGGCTCGCAGGTTTTCGCCCAGCTTACAAAAGCGGAGAAAAAGGAATGGAAAAAGAAGGCAAAGGAGTTCCGCAAAAATCCGGAAGGGCTTAAAACTTTCACTGAAGCGAAACAAACTGCTGACAATACTGTCGTTAAACAGAACGGTGATTTGAAAGCATTGCAATCGCAGATCAGTGATAAAAATGCAAGGATTGCCGAGCTTGAAGATCAGATTGCCCGCATGCGTGGTGAGTTGTCTGCAGCAAAAGCAGAACTTGCAGCACTCAAGGAAAATCCTCCGATACATGCAATGGATTTTTCAAAAGGTGTCGTCTTTCGTGTTCAGATCGGCGCTTTCAAGAATAAAGATCTTGCCAAATATTTTGATAATAATCCGAATTTTGGTGGAGAGGCAGCAAAAGAAGGTGGTGAACCACAACGTATCACAATCGGTATTTTCCGCGACTATTGGGAAGCTGATACTTTCAAGAAATACATGCGTGACATGGGTGTAAAAGATGCCTGGATCACTCCTTACAAAGATGGCGTAAGAGTGGAGATAAAAGACGTAATGGAAGGCGTAATGGCTGATAAAGCAGAAAAAGCCCAGAAGAAATAA